Within the Equus przewalskii isolate Varuska chromosome 1, EquPr2, whole genome shotgun sequence genome, the region TTCTCCCACAGCATCTGGCTGCCAGCGCGGGCTCTTCAGACTTTGAGCAGCTGGAACAGATCTTGGAAGCTGTTCCCCAGGTGAAATATATATGTCTGGATGTGGCAAATGGCTACTCTGAACACTTTGTTGAATTTGTAAAGAATGTGAGGAAGCGCTTCCCTGAACACACCATCATGGTATGTTTCTATCCCCCTGTAGTTGGTAcattcctctccttcttcccctctttccTGCCAAGTCATTTGTTACATCAGTTCATTTCTCTTCTGCTACATTGTGACTTTCATAGTCCACTTAATTTTGTTACTGGGTGATTATCCACGGTTCCatgcttaaaatgtttatttattggtCAGTGCAGTTATCTCACCTTTGACAGAGAGTCTTTGTAAATCCAAAATCCCTGACATCACTCACCAAACCGTGAGGGAACAACACCGGCGGTCCATATACACCTGCCCACTGAAATGGACATGTTACTGCAATTATATTAAAGGGGTAGcataaaacaatgttttatttttgtccaaGCCTAGAGGAGTGATGACAAGGCCTCATTATCTTCACAGCATCTAGGGGGTCTCTCTGTTCTGTCCATCAAAAGCAAATACAGCTGTGCAGATGGGTATTTAGCCTTCATTACCATGTCTTCCTTTCCCTGAAGCCACAGACATTTTATGACATAAAAGTTTAAGGACAGGATATGTTGGGTctcttggtggggagggggagataaATCTGCTGTAAATCACATTTAAGCTTGGTCCAATTGGACCCCAGGTTTATTCTGGTGCAACAGTGACACTGGCCGCTCACCCCCTTACCTTAGCTTGGGAAGCAGGGTCCTTTGAAATGACTAGTCTGAAAGCCCTCAGAGGTCCCAGTAGAGGGAGCCCAGGTACCTTTTTTTGTCATAATGTTGGCAGGTCATGGTCCTGGCATACTATCTATGAGAGCATGCAacctcctctctcttctgacCCTaacaatgctgttttgattgctctCTCAGGCAGGGAATGTGGTAACGGGAGAGATGGTGGAAGAGCTGATCCTCTCTGGGGCTGACATCATCAAAGTGGGAATTGGCCCAGGTAAGCTGGTTCACTGGGAGCCACTGGCTACCCCTTCGGTGGCAAACACCTGTGGAGCACTTCCCTCTCATCCATGTCACGTTCTTCTCAGGCTCTGTGTGTACCACTCGGAAGAAAACTGGAGTGGGTTATCCACAGCTCAGTGCAGTGATGGAGTGTGCAGACGCTGCTCATGGCCTCAAAGGCCACATCATTTCAGTAAGGCCCAAGGGCAGGGTAGGATGAGAGCTGCCAAACCTGTGGGTTTTCTCCCAGGTATGGAGGCTCTGGTAGAGGTGCATCAGGACACCTGGGTTCCTGTCACTTTGAGGTGGGCCATGGGGACACTGCTGAGAGGGCTTGGGAAGGCCATGCTGTCTCTTCATAGTGTTCCTTACTTTGCAGGATGGAGGCTGTACCTGTCCTGGGGATGTGGCCAAGGCTTTCGGTAAGGACGTTGGGAGGGCACGGAAGGAGGATCCTGTAGAAGAGGATGAGTCACCTCTGAGGGTCTAGGATCAAGCTAGGAAAGGCTGAGAGAACCCTTCAGATTCTTTCATAATAGGAACCTAGTGACCTTGAAGCCTGTGGAGTCACGTGGGGCAAGCCAGCAGGGGAAATCCTGCAGCTTTGATATGGACTCTCCAAGTGTGGATGAGGACCACCTGCACCGTTCCCTGGGCTGGTAGACAACGTAGATTCCTGAGCCCTACCCCAAACCTACAGTCAGGCTCTGGGGAGCGGGGCTGCAAATCTGCCTTTTTCACAGCCTCCCAGGTAGTCCTGGCTCACACTAAAGTCAGAGACCTCTGCTCTTGGGACACTTGCAGTGAGTCTTGTTCAGCTGGgcacagtaaaaagaaatgactaGAAGATggcaaaaacagcaaaaaggagAGAGTAAAAGGCCAGGCAGGGACTCTCCAGAGgatctttttaaattcttgggGAAATCGGGCCTACTGAAGAGTAGAGGCCAGGGCAGAGCAGGCCCAGCTAGggaaacaaaatgaggaagatgctGAAATCACTGTCAGGACTGAAAATTTGGCATAAGTTTCTTCTGAGAGTGGGCAAGTGGGCATGTGGGCACCTGGGCCAGCTTTGTCTCTTCCCCCCTTGTTGAtgctggcaggggcaggggctgacTTCGTGATGCTGGGTGGCATGCTGGCTGGGCACAGCGAGTCAGGTGGTGAGCTCATCGAAAGGGATGGGAAGAAGTACAAGCTCTTCTACGGAATGAGTTCGGAAACAGCCATGAAGAAGTACGCTGGGTCCGTGTCTGAGTACAGGTATGTGTGGGGGCCCAGGAGCTGAGGGGTCTTGGAAAGTGTGACTAAGCTGGATGGCTGCAGAACTGATGGCTGCTGGGAGATGGATAATACTGTTCTTGGGAGAAAGGTGATAAACTGGGGCTAGATGCTAGAGAATGGGGAAGTCACTGGGCCTAAGGaatccaaaaagaaaaggtaagaaagTTTTTCCTCCTCTAAGGGCCTCAGAGGGAAAGACAGTGGAGGTGCCCTTTAAAGGGGACGTGAAATATACCATCCGAGACATCCTTGGAGGCATCCGCTCCACATGTACCTACGTGGGAGCAGCTAAGCTGAAGGAGCTGAGCCGAAGAACTACCTTCATCCGTGTCACCCAGCAGTGGAATCCAATCTTCGGTGACGAGAGCTAGACCTGAGCAATTCTGCCCTCCCAAGgcaccagcacccagcacagggctccCCAGTGGGCCTCTCACCCATCCCAGCTACTATGGCCATTTATTACTTAGTCATTCCCTATCATCTCACTCCTGAGGGCTCCTGGAATAATTCTGTACTGCTCTGTCTGTACACACAAAATGCCCAGGGCACTCACTGGAAAGGAAGCAAGGCAGGCACGCTGAGATGATGAAGTGAGATAGTCCAATGGGAATCGGACCACCTAGCATTCTGAAGattatcaaaaggaaaagatgctGATTGCTACATCAGTGTTTTATATGGCCTCGGTCTGGAAGAGGTAGGCTTTTAGAATCATGTTTTGTGAATTAGCTTTATTAAATAGGATCTTTGAATATCTCAAAAACTTAGAAGtagtatttacttattttaaataccTCAATAAAGAGAGATCCCAACGACTGTAAAGAGATTCTGGGGCTTTCTGCACAAAGCTGGGCATCTGGGTGCTATTCCAGGGCAAGTAGAGATGGAGCTGGCACTGACCCAGTGGAGTCAAGGACAGTGAGTACTTTTCCCGTGAAATATCTCCATTCTAGTGCCACCGCCCCCAGGTAGCATGGCAGCATGAGAATTTACAAAGTATATTCTGGCATCAGGACACACATAGATCTGTTCAGAATAgcaaaaggaaatttttcttccaaGCTCTCAACCTGGTAACCCTTCTGGCCACATCTGA harbors:
- the GMPR2 gene encoding GMP reductase 2, yielding MPHIDNDVKLAFQDVLLRPKRSTLKSRSEVDLTRSFSFRNSKQMYTGIPIIASNMDTVGTFEMAKVLCKFSLFTAVHKHYSLKQWEEFASQNPDCLEHLAASAGSSDFEQLEQILEAVPQVKYICLDVANGYSEHFVEFVKNVRKRFPEHTIMAGNVVTGEMVEELILSGADIIKVGIGPGSVCTTRKKTGVGYPQLSAVMECADAAHGLKGHIISDGGCTCPGDVAKAFGAGADFVMLGGMLAGHSESGGELIERDGKKYKLFYGMSSETAMKKYAGSVSEYRASEGKTVEVPFKGDVKYTIRDILGGIRSTCTYVGAAKLKELSRRTTFIRVTQQWNPIFGDES